The Acinonyx jubatus isolate Ajub_Pintada_27869175 chromosome B3, VMU_Ajub_asm_v1.0, whole genome shotgun sequence genomic interval ACTTTCTTCATGTTGCCACCCTTCTCCATGGAGATGACCCGTGTATGATCCTCTTCATTCACCCAGATCAAGAAGCTCTTCTCATTGTTGTGCCTGAGAGCAGTAAAGACGGAAAGACAGGGATCAAGAGACAGGGCGAGAACTGGGAGAGATATAGGAATAAAAGACATTTACAGATCATGGGGGAAAAAGAGGTAAGGTAAGCCTCATACCAGATTCCACGAGCATCTGGCCAGTCTCGAGCCATTCCTGCCGCAGTCAGCAGTGGGGACACGGGCTTATCAAATAGGAAGTGGTCCTGAGGGGAGTAAAAGGACTTGAGTTAAGAATCTTCACAGTAGCTCCTGGGCCTCTATCTCATCtgacccaccctcccctctgactcttctttccatttgcttcctCAACCCAGCTTCCTCTCAAGGCCCCTCACATCAATAAGCTGCTGCTGTTCAGCCTCTGTCATCTCACTGAGCCGATAGTAACGTCCAGCGAGGTCACCCTTCAGGCCACTCAGTGCATCCACTACAACACGTTCCACCTCTCGTCGCTCTGCCCGAGTACAGGCTGGAGGAAGGCTGAGTCCCCGGATACTTCGGCCAGTTCTGACTCTTGAGGACAATACATACCTCTCATCAAAGTAGCCAGAACGGATCTAGGGAATAAGAGAAATTAATATAACTCACAGAAACACAGGGGTGGGAACAGAGAGTCTTGGGGAAGGAGAGACCTTAAAGACTGTAGGGGTCCTCACTACATGCATTGGAAGGAGAAGTTCATTGGGCAAGCACTCCAACAGAAGAGGGCATTATGAATCCTCCCTCAAACTGCCCACTTTGGGGTACAGTCATtctcacccaccctctcctcttctctcccttccataTCTGCAGCTCCTTAAGATACAATTCTTCCCCCAAAGAATCTaaccaaagaaaccaaaactaAAAGCTCAGCAGTATAATGACTCTGAGTCAGGAATAATTAAGGTGAAAGGATTGGAGAAACAGAATGCTATATATAAGGCAATGCAAATCAGAAGCAGAATATCTGTCCTACCTTGCTGGCATCCAGATCAGTGGTATGTTTCATTGTTCGAGGGTCATATCCATTGTGTCGCTCTTGTATCACAGGATCAAACAGCTCAGCAAATACCTGATGGGGAATTAAGAGGGAGAGGGTGGttaaggagagagaatccctttCCAGGCCTTAGTTGTGGATTGATTTCACTGGGTCAGAAAACATGAGTATGGAAGGTCCAGCCTTAAGGGAAAGTGAAGGGTCTTTAGGGGGAAGGAGCTGGGATTACTGGGAAGATGAGTTGGGTCACCAGGGAAACTCTGGGGGCCCCCTACCTCATAGGTCTCCTCATCTCCAGCTACCATGCCCACAGTCTTGATGAAGGGGTGGCCGGGGTTGTCCACGCCAGTCTGGATACACTGATCTAGCGTCCAACCAGTGGGTGTGGTCTTGTCGCAGAGCCGGGCATAGACTGCTGGGGTCAGGTGACTGGCCATGCAGTTGTTGTGCTTTCGGAGGTCTGGGTACTCAGCGCTAGGGAGGGGGTACCCAGTAACCATGGAGGAGAGCACAGGGGGCCTAGACCCAGTGCAGTCAGCTGGGAGCTATCCAGTTAGCCATGTCTGCCTTTGCTCCTTGGGAGGAGGGGAGATTAGGGGGAGGCTAAACCTTACTTAGTAATCTCTTTAGGGACTTTCAGGGTCTATTCTTTCCCAACAGGTCTAGTTTCCTCTGGCTGGCGGGCACAATTTCCCCAGATTTGCTCAGTTATTTCCTACCATTAGCACAACAttagggatgggggaagggaagactAAGGAGGGGAATTCAGgaaatgggtgggggggggacagcaGGAAACGAGATGGAGGAGAGCGAAAAGGATAGTTCCTGGTTTCTCAGTTAGGGCTTTGGGCAGAGTGGGTGCAGCCAGAACTCACAAGGCCAGAGCGGGTCTTGGGGGCGGGGACTGCGGGTTACAGGTCTCCAGAAATGCGTTAGCCTTATGGTTTTGGCTTCCATTCCCAACCCACTGTGGTCTCCAGATTGTACAGCACTCCACTCCAGAGCCTTCGTGATTATAACCCTTCTCTTTTGCCCAGGTCCTCATCTCCATCCCCATCTTCGTTCCCgtcaccacctccccccacccccacccacccctgtgcCTCAGACACTGATACCTCGGGGGATACAGCCTCCGTCGTTCACTGGCGGCCCTTATAGGTTCCGGGCGGAGCAGAAACCCAGCGGCTAGTGACCCAGCTCCAGCCAAAGCCAGGAGCCTGAGCCCCGGGCGGGCGGACAGCAGACGAGAGAAGGGACCAGCCATGGCTTGAGGGTCCGGCTGTGGAATCCCGGGGTGGGAGCTGGCgcagggcaggaacagagagggaggatgcAACCAGAAGGACTGAGGACTGGAACTGGGTGCGAGGCTGGAGCCGAAATGGGGGCCGGAGTGGAAGCTGGAGCAGGAGAGGAAGACGGTAGCAACCAGACTGCAGGAGAGGCGCAATGAGGTAGCGGCTGGCTGGCGGAGGAGGGAGGTCCCAGCCGCAGTCTCCAGGGGTGGAGCTCACGCAGGCCCCGCCTTTCCGCCTGCCACCGCGCTAGGTATGcgggggcagaggtgggaagcACCGCCAGGTAGATTAGGGGACCCGAGCTTCGCAACCTTTGGCCGGGGATGCCGGCCCACCTGGGTTGAGGTCGCCCAGATTTCAGCACCACGTAGAGGACAGCACCCGACGGGACCCGCGAAGCCTAACACCCTTCCCCCAAGCCTCTCGGTTTAATCGGAAACCCGATTCGTCACTCTGTGTGGGTGTGAAAGGGTGACATTGCCCAACCTCTCTCTAGTTTTCGGCCTTCCCCAGCAACCTCTCCATATTCCCAGGGGAGGCGGCAGCGGGAGAAACCGTGGCATAAATACagataacagagaaagaaatggagaaatcacAGAGGCATACACTGGAAAAGACACCCGGTGGCTCAAGGTCACCTTTGCTTTAGAACCAGGAAGAGGACCAAGGTGCCCTCCGGCCACACCTGTGCTATTCTTACAAGGTTGTGGAAGGATTCCCTGAGACCAACCAGGGGAACATTAACTCTTATCCCATTTATGCTGTGTTCCCTGCTCCCAATCGGCTCCCACATAGCCCTGCTATGTCCTGCCCCCGCTTCTCATGATCCCCAAACTTTTTtcacctccaccctcctccccatttTCTACTTCACCTTTGATCTTTTACTTCCTCGTGTTTTATCCAGGTTCAGGACTGTTTTCTGCTCACAGGACTCCCTCTGAGTATTCTCTGCAAGCTTGCCTACCTGTTGGTTGTACTGGGTGTAGACCTGGGACTGGGCAGGGAATTGTtagtttcctcttcctcctctcccttctctcccctctttgtAGTTTCCAGTTCCTGGGCTGGAGGGGAGTGTAAGGTGAGGTGAAGGGTGTGGTAAGATGACGGCGGGTAGGAACAGAACAGGCAGGCACAGGTTTCCAACCACCACGAGTGTTTCCTCTCTTGACTCCCTAATGCTGTTTATTCCAGAGTGTAAAGGGGAGTGGTGTTCAAGGCCAGGGAATCTGTACATTCCTACTGGTCTTCTGTCCTTTATCCTCCCAAGATATGTATTCAGATTTGAGAGGGTGTGTTCCCACAGCTCAAAGTGTGACTTAGGTGTGACTTGACCTTTGTCCTGGCAGTAAAGAGAATGAATGCTAGAGCCAAAATAGAGATGCAGAGGCTTCATATGGAAAGTCATTTAAGCTTGGGTACACATGGTGGTGTTAGTCCCTTCTCTGAGCCATCTTGGTGATAGTAAGATACTTGGAAAtcttatttgagaaagagaaattccCTTCATATTGTCCTCCGGCCCCACTGATGAGATACCATTCTACTCCTATACTCTCGTTCCCTTCATTACTCTCAGGCTTCCTTtgtgttccttttcctcccttcttcattTGTATCCTTAGAAGCTATCCACCTCTCTTCTATGTCCATCACTTAATTCCTTCTTCTGGCAAGagagcaattatcagagaattgATAGAATTCTGTACTTAGAGTCACTTTTGGAGAGATGGAAAATGTTACCTGTGTTGTGGGGGCTCATTGTCTAGGTTAAGGACTAGTTATGAATAAGCAAATATAATTACTTGCAATGGTGTATATTTACCCAGATAAAGAAGGGAGATAATCTTCCAATGAAGGAGAGTTGTTATTTGATTGAGAGGGTGGTTACTAAGATTAAAGAGGTAGGGAACAAGAAGAGAGaattagagaaggaaaaataagacagcCTGAGAAATCACTCAAGTTTGGAGACTAGTTGTCCAAATTTGAGTAATAGCTCCTCGGAGAAAAGATGTGTATTTGTGTACTTTTCTTATTCCCTGTGAGTCACTGACAGCCACATAATGTATTAAtgctcattttataaaattatcctATGGCATACAGGAAGTAAttggtatgtatatgtattttatttatttaatgataataattaccaagactaacatttataaagcactttataATTATAAGAAACTCTTgtatgtgttatttcatttaattggaTTGTTCCAATGGTTGACCAGGGACTGAGTCTACATTTTTCTGGGGGGCGTGAAGATAAGTTAATTACCTAGATGATGTTTTAATAACTTGTTTGAAGGGCTGGAGTGGTGGAGAGGACATGAGCCTGAGCATGAACTAGGGAAGTATCTATTTCCCTTAGGGACAACCCTTAGAATCATCCCTATCTCATTCAGGGTTAGTATAATGAGGCACCTGACTGAAAAAATGGTAAGCTCCTTAAGGTTGCAGAGAAGAAACAGGGCAATTGGGATTGTCTTGACTAGGGAAACCTAAGTAAGGatgaaaagataataataaaaatggaaacatatacaaaatgctttcatataACCAGTACCACatgattagatttttaaaacactctcttacagatgagggaatGGAGGCTGAGGGaagttcagtgacttgcccaaagctgCAGAGCTATTAAAGGTAAGACCAGGACTCAAATCCAGGTTTGTCTGGTTCCAAGGCTGGAGGGGTAAAGAACAAACCAGTGTGGATATGGGAATCATATTGCCCAGTGTTCCATGTACAtccattttcttgtcttctcCATAAATAAGTCTTTGTTCTTTCCCTTAACTTTctgatttgtttctctctgtctctttttgtctccaGTCTACCTATCACTCCTCTACATCTGTTAACatttcaaccaacatttattggcTCTCTAAGTATATCATacctcttatgttt includes:
- the LOC106968486 gene encoding creatine kinase U-type, mitochondrial, which encodes MAGPFSRLLSARPGLRLLALAGAGSLAAGFLLRPEPIRAASERRRLYPPSAEYPDLRKHNNCMASHLTPAVYARLCDKTTPTGWTLDQCIQTGVDNPGHPFIKTVGMVAGDEETYEVFAELFDPVIQERHNGYDPRTMKHTTDLDASKIRSGYFDERYVLSSRVRTGRSIRGLSLPPACTRAERREVERVVVDALSGLKGDLAGRYYRLSEMTEAEQQQLIDDHFLFDKPVSPLLTAAGMARDWPDARGIWHNNEKSFLIWVNEEDHTRVISMEKGGNMKKVFERFCRGLKEVERLIQERGWEFMWNERLGYILTCPSNLGTGLRAGVHIKLPLLSKDSRFPKILENLRLQKRGTGGVDTAATGSVFDISNLDRLGKSEVELVQLVIDGVNYLIDCERRLERGQDIRIPPPLIHNKH